In Lagopus muta isolate bLagMut1 chromosome 6, bLagMut1 primary, whole genome shotgun sequence, one DNA window encodes the following:
- the CCND1 gene encoding G1/S-specific cyclin-D1 yields the protein MEHQLLCCEVETIRRAYLDANLLNDRVLQTMLKAEETCSPSVSYFKCVQKEILPYMRKIVATWMLEVCEEQKCEEEVFPLAMNYLDRFLSFEPLKKSRLQLLGATCMFVASKMKETIPLTAEKLCIYTDNSIRPDELLQMELLLVNKLKWNLAAMTPHDFIEHFLTKMPLAEDTKQIIRKHAQTFVALCATDVKFISNPPSMIAAGSVVAAVQGLHLGNTNTFLSYQCLTHFLSQVIKCDPDCLRACQEQIESLLESSLRQAQQHNVSSETKTVEDEADLSCTPTDVRDVNI from the exons ATGGAacatcagctgctgtgctgcgAGGTGGAGACCATCCGACGAGCCTACCTGGACGCCAACCTGCTTAATGACAGGGTGCTGCAGACCATGCTGAAGGCGGAGGAGACCTGCTCGCCCTCGGTGTCCTACTTCAAGTGCGTGCAGAAGGAAATCTTGCCATATATGAGGAAAATAGTCGCCACTTGGATGCTGGAG GTCTGCGAGGAGCAGAAGTGCGAAGAGGAAGTTTTCCCCTTGGCGATGAATTATTTGGACAGATTTTTGTCGTTCGAACCCCTCAAGAAAAGCCGGTTGCAATTGCTCGGAGCTACCTGCATGTTTGTGGCTTCCAAAATGAAGGAAACGATTCCTCTGACCGCGGAAAAACTGTGCATTTATACCGACAACTCCATCAGACCCGACGAGTTACTG CaaatggagctgctgctggtgaaTAAGCTGAAATGGAATCTGGCTGCAATGACCCCCCACGATTTCATTGAACATTTCCTCACTAAAATGCCTCTGGCAGAGGACACCAAACAGATCATCCGTAAACATGCTCAGACTTTTGTGGCTCTGTGCGCTACAG atgttaaatttatttcaaaccCACCTTCCATGATCGCAGCTGGCAGTGTGGTAGCAGCTGTGCAAGGCCTGCATCTGGGGAACACTAACACTTTCCTCTCCTATCAATGCCTCACACATTTCCTATCACAAGTTATCAAATGTGATCCG GATTGTTTACGAGCCTGCCAAGAACAGATTGAATCCCTCCTTGAATCCAGTCTACgccaggcacagcagcacaacgtatcttcagaaacaaagactgtagAGGACGAAGCAGACCTTTCCTGCACACCCACTGATGTGCGAGATGTGAACATTTAA